Sequence from the Rutidosis leptorrhynchoides isolate AG116_Rl617_1_P2 chromosome 3, CSIRO_AGI_Rlap_v1, whole genome shotgun sequence genome:
acggcccaacaacaacaacaacaacaacaacaacaacaacagcagcagcagcaactacaacaatcatcccaataataataataaccgcaacaacaacaacaacaacaacaacaacaacaacaacaacaacaatcagaagcagctatgccaaaggtgtgaaaagtatcactcggggttctgcaccaaattttgcaacaagtgtaaaagaaatggtcatagcgaggcgaagtgtgaggtctacggaccaggggttaatagaacgaaaggaacaaatggtgtcggaacgagtaatggcggagcaagtagtgtcggagcaagttatgccaatgtagtttgttataaatgtggaaaaccgggccacattattagaaattgcccgaaccaggagaacacgaatggacaaggccgcggaagagttttcaatattaatgcggcagaggaacaggaagacccggagcttgttacgggtacgtttcttattgacaataaatctgcttacgttttatttgattcgggtgcggatagaagctatatgagtagagatttttgtgctaaattaagttgtccattgacgcctttggatagtaaatttttactcgatttagcaaatggtaaattaatttcagcagataatatatgtcgaaatcgagaaattaaactggttagcgaaacatttaaggttgatttgataccagtagagttagggagttttgatgtgataatcggtatggactggttgaaagaagtgaaagcagagatcgtttgttacaaaaatgcaattcgcattatacgagaaaaaggaaaacccttaatggtgtacggagaaaagggcaacacgaagttacatcttattagtaatttgaaggcacaaaaactaataagaaaaggttgctatgctgttctagcacacgtcgagaaagtacaaactgaagaaaagagcatcaatgatgttcccattgcaaaagaatttcccgatgtatttccgaaagaattaccgggattatcccacatcgatccgttgaatttcaaatagatcttgtaccaggagctgcaccaatagctcgtgctccttacagactcgcacccagcgatatgaaagaactgcaaagccaattacaagaacttttagagcgtggtttcattcgaccaagcacatcaccgtggggtgctcctgttttgtttgtcaagaagaaagatggtacattcaggttgtgtatcgactaccgagagttgaacaaacttaccatcaagaaccgctacccactaccgagaatcgacgacttatttgatcaactacaaggctcgtctgtttattcaaagattgacttacgttccgggtatcatcaaatgcgggtgaaagaagatgatattccaaagactgctttcagaacacgttacggtcattacgagtttatggtcatgctgtttggtttaactaatgcaccagctgtgttcatggaccttatgaaccgagtgtgtggaccataccttgacaagtttgtcattattttcattgatgacatacttatttactcaaagaatgaccaagaacacggtgaacatttgagaaaggtgttagaagtattgaggaaggaagaattgtacgctaagttttcaaagtgtgcattttggttggaagaagttcaattcctcggtcacatagtgaacaaagaaggtattaaggtggatccggcaaagatagaaactgttgaaaagtgggaaaccccgaaaacttcgaaacacatacgccagtttttaggactagctggttactacagaaggttcatccaagacttttccagaatagcaaaacccttgactacattaacgcataaagggaagaaatttgaatggaatgatgaacaagagaaagcgtttcagttattgaagaaaaagctaactacggcacctatattgtcattgcctgaagggaatgatgattttgtgatttattgtgacgcatcaaagcaaggtctcggttgtgtattaatgcaacgaacgaaggtgattgcttatgcgtctagacaattgaagattcacgaaaaaaattatacgacgcatgatttggaattaggcgcggttgtttttgcattaaagacttggaggcactacttatatggggtcaaaagtattatatataccgaccataaaagtcttcaacacatatttaatcagaaacaactgaatatgaggcagcgtaggtggattgaattattgaatgattacgactttgagattagttaccacccggggaaggcaaatgtggtagccgatgccttgagcaggaaggacagagaacccattcgagtaaaatctatgaatataatgattcataataaccttactactcaaataaaggaggcgcaacaaggagttttaaaaaagggaaatttaaaggatgaaatacccaaaggatcggagaagcatcttaatattcgggaagacggaacccggtatagggctgaaaggatttgggtaccaaaatttggagatatgagagaaatagtacttagagaagctcataaaaccagatactcaatacatcctggaacggggaagatgtacaaggatctcaagaaatatttttggtggccgggtatgaaagccgatgttgctaaatacgtaggagaatgtttgacgtgttctaaggtcaaagctgagcatcagaaaccatcaggtctacttcaacaacccgaaatcccggaatggaaatgggaaaacattaccatggatttcatcactaaattgccaaggactgcaagtgattttgatactatttgggtaatagttgatcgtctcaacaaatcagcacacttcctgccaataagagaagatgacaagatggagaagttagcacgactgtatttgaaggaagtcgtctccaaacatggaataccaatctctattatctctgatagggatggcagatttatttcaagattctggcagacattacagcaagcattaggagctcgtctagacatgagtactgcctatcatccacaaactgatgggcagagcgaaaggacgatacaaacgcttgaagacatgctacgagcatgtgttattgattttggaaacagttgggatcgacatctaccgttagcaaaattttcctacaacaacagctaccattcaagcattgagatggcgccgtttgaagcactttatggtagaaagtgcaggtctccgatttgttggagtgaagtgggggatagacagattacgggtccggagattatacaagaaactaccgagaagatcatccaaattcaacaacggttgaaaaccgcccaaagttgacaaaagagctacgctgatattaaaagaaaagatatagaatttgaaattggagagatggtcatgcttaaatttgcaccttggaaaggcgttgttcgatttagtaaacgagggaaattaaatccaaggtatattggaccattcaagattattgatcgtgtcggaccagtagcttaccgacttgagttacctcaacaactcgcggctgtacataacactttccacgtctcgaatttgaagaaatgttttgctaaagaagatctcactattccgttagatgaaatccaaatcaacgaaaaacttcaattcatcgaagaacccgtcgaaataatggatcgtgaggttaaaagacttaagcaaaacaagataccaattgttaaggttcgatggaatgcttgtagaggacctgatttcacctgggagcatgaagatcagatgaagaagaaatacccgcatctatttccagaagattcgtcaacaccttcaacagcttaaaatttcgggacgaaatttatttaacgggtaggtactgtagtgacccgaacttttccatgtttatatatattaattgagattgatatttacatgattaaatgtttccaacatgttaagcaatcaaacttgttaagacttgattaattgaaatatgtttcatatagacaattgaccacccaagttgaccggtgattcacgaacgttaaaacttgtaaaaactatatgatgacatatatatggatatatatatagttaacatgatactatgataagtaaacatatcattaagtatattaacaatgaactacatatgtaaaaataagactactaacttaatgatttttaaacgagacatatatgtaacgattatcgttgtaaagacatttaatgtatatatcatattaagagatattcatacatgataatatcatgataatataataatttaaaatctcatttgatattataaacattgggttaacaacatttaacaagatcgttaacctaaaggtttcaaaacaacacttacatgtaacgactaacgatgacttaacgactcagttaaaatgtatatacatgtagtgttttaatatgtatttaaacacttttgaaagacttcaatacacttatcaaaatacttctacttaacaaaaatccttacaattacatcctcgttcagtttcatcaacaattctacccgtatgcacccgtattcgtactcgtacaatacacagcttttagatgtatgtactattggtatatacactccaatgatcagctcttagcagcccatgtgagtcacctaacacatgtgggaaccatcatttggcaactagcatgaaatatctcataaaattacaaaaatatgagtaatcattcatgacttatttacatgaaaacaaaattacatatcctttatatctaatccatacaccaacgaccaaaaacgcctaaaaacactttcattcttcaattttcttcatctaattgatctctctcaagttctatcttaaagttctaagtgttcttcataaattctataagttctagttacataaaatcaagaatactttcaagtttgctagctcacttccaatcttgtaaggtgatcatccaacctcaagaaatctttgtttcttacagtaggttatcattctaatacaaggtaataatcatattcaaactttggttcaatttctataactataacaatcttatttcaagtgatgatcttacttgaacttgttttcgtgtcatgattctgcttcaagaacttcgagccatccaaagatccgttgaagctagatccatttttctcttttctagtaggtttatccaaggaacttaaggtagtaatgatgttcataacatcattcgattcatacatataaagctatcttattcgaaggtttaaacttgtaatcactagaacatagtttagttaattctaaacttgttcgcaaacaaaagttaatccttctaacttgacttttaaaatcaactaaatacatgttctatatctatatgatatgctaacttaatgatttaaaacctggaaatacgaaaaacaccgtaaaaccggatttacgccgtcgtagtaacaccgcgggctgttttgggttagttaattaaaaactatgacaaactttgatttaaaatatgttattctgagaaaatgatttttattatgaacattaaactatatccaaaaattatggttaaactcaaagtggaagtatgttttctaaaatggtcatctagacgtcgttctttcgactgaaatgactacctttacaaaaacgacttgtaacttatttttctgactataaacctatactttttctgtttagattcataaaatatagttcaatatgaaaccatagcaatttgattcactcaaaacggatttaaaatgaagaagttataggtaaaacaagattggataatttttctcattttagctatgtgaaaattggtaacaaatctattccaaccataacttaatcaacttgtattgtatattatgtaatcttgagataccatagatgcgtatacaatgtttcgacctatcatgtcgacacatctatatatatttcggaacaaccatagacactctatatgtgaatgttggagttagctatacagggttgaggttgattccaaaatatatatagtttaagttgtgatcaatactgagatacgtatacaatgggtcgtggattgattcaagataatatttatctatttatttctatacatctaactgtggacaactagttgtaggttactaacgaggacagctgacttaataaacttaaaacatcaaaatatattaaaagtgttgtaaatatattttgaacatactttgatatatatgtatatattgttataggttcgtgaatcaaccagtggccaagtcttacttcccgacgaagtaaaaatttgtgaaagtgagttatagtcccacttttaaaatctaatatttttgggatgagaatacatgcaggttttataaatgatttacaaaatagacacaagtacgtgaaactacattctatggttgaattatcgaaatcgaatatgcccctttttattaagtctggtaatctaagaattagggaacaggcaccctaattgacgcgaatcctaaagatagatctattgggcctaacaaaccccatccaaagtaccggatgctttagtacttcaaaatttatatcatgtccgaaggaggatcccggaatgatggggatattcttatatgcatattgtgaatgtcggttaccaggtgttcaccatatgaatgatttttatctctatgtatgggattgtattgaaatatgaaatcttgtggtctattattatgatttgatatatataggttaaacctataactcaccaacatttttgttgacgttttaagcatgtttattctcaggtgattattaagagcttccgctgtcgcaaacttaaataaggacgagatttggagtccatgcttgtatgatattgtgtaaaaactgcattcaagaaacttattttgttgtaacatatttgtattgtaaaccattatgtaatggtcgtgtgtaaacaggatattttagattatcattatttgataatctacgtaaagctttttaaaacctttatctatgaaataaaggttatggtttgttttaaaaatgaatgcagtctttgaaaaacgtctcatatagaggtcaaaacctcgcaacgaaatcaattaatatggaacatttttaatcaataagaacgggacatttcacaaatggTGGACCGACGTCGAAGTTTAGGAACGAAGGGGCTGATGGGAATTCCGACGTGTTTGGGACCACAATCTTTATGGGTAGACTTGAGAAGTGTACAAAAGATATGGAACGCTAGACGTTATGCCTTTGTGACGTACTCCAATCCTTCATGTGCTCGTTCGACTGTCTCTAAACTAAATGGTTCGGGGTTTTTTTTTGGGAAAGCTATATACGTTGGATGGCCTAGGGTCCGAGCTACTAATGGCCGAAGGTTTGTCGAGAACCAGAAATGCAACTACTTCAATCTTTCGTTCAGACTCGTGCTCACGTCTGGTTTGGAGAGGAGTGTGTTGATGGTAAACAAGGCTGCTTTTGGCGTATCAAAATTGAAAGCTTTTTTGCTAAGCCGTAAGGTTTTAATTTCCTAGGTTTGTAAATTACGAGTTTACGGTTGTGTTGTCCATTGTATGAATGGTGATGGTTTCTCTAGACTTGTGGTACCATCGACTAGTTGTGAGTTTCTTGTGATAACTTGTATTTCAGTCAAAGCATCTAATTTTTTTTACATACGTCTGGATTGAAATCAGAGGGGTACCATTGACTTTTTGCTCTGATTGTAAGCCTATGTTATTTCCAAGCACTTTGGCAAAGTTTTTTATGTGGCTAATTCTTCGAACGACTTCCATTTTGCTGGTTCTCTTTTTGTTTTTATCGAGACAAGTGTTGTTAATCACATCCACGAATTGATCGATGCAACTTTAATTGATTTGAGGATTAGTTCAAATACACAGATGTGGGTTAACGAGGTAAATGATCCCAATTTGGTTAATCGTATGTTGAATGATGATTTTGATGCGGATTAGGTTTCTAAGTTGAATAGAGAATTAACGAATGTTGAGGTGGAATTTGTTGGGGCTAATGTGGATGGTATAAGGGGCAATATGGTTGATAATGGGGTTTCATGTGAGAAGGGGGCTGATGAGTTTATAATATGTTTAAATGATGTTGAATTGGGTGCTAGTGTAACGGGTCTAGGTGGGTCAGCTCCTGTTTTGACTACTGACTCGGTTTTGGCCGCTGCAGATACATGTAAATTCGTTGTTGCAGCTACCGGTTCGGATCCCCGAACCTGCAGAAGGGATGGGGCGTGCTAAGTTTGGTGTTAAGGTTAACGAGCTGGCCTTGTTCGGGGACATAAACTGAAAGGAAATCAGTTGAAGGTCGAGTCCATATAACGTACATTATTCGGAAATTGATACGCTATTGAAGATTAAGGTTTCGTCAACTAAAAAAGGAAATTGAACGAATTCGTGAATGTCGTTTCGGGGCTGGATACTTCTCAATTGAATTGGGTGGAGAAGAGATGTTTGTTAGATAATTTGGGTTTTGTAACAACGGGTAATGTTGCGGGTTGAAAGTTTTGTATTTGCACGGATGCGATGTTTGAAAGTTTTTCGGGGTTGGGTTACACATTCGAGCAAATTTTGTGAGCCTGGGTGAAAATATAAGGTCCAAAAGGTAAGGTAAAAGATAAGGTAAAGAAGAAAAGTGTGACGGATAATTCGTTTAGCTTACGGGATAGTCCAATGGACGTTGAAGATCGGAATGCGATCCAAAATTCGTTTAACGGAGATCACCAGGTCAGGTCTTGTAAGTGGTCATACGTGGGCTCGGGTTCGGATCGGTCATTAGGAAAAGGCGGTTTTTTTATGAGTTTGCAAAACGTGGTTTGAGTCCCCTTTCGGCGGGTTCTATCGGCGGTGACGGGGCCGAAAACGGGTCGACCTTTTCTTTCAAGGCTAGTGTGGGTAATGGCGTCGACATCAACAATACCGGTGACGAGGTACCTCTTTCGTGTCTCAAAGATAGAGTTGTGGATGACGGTATCGGTTACCGGAGTTTTGACTTGTTACTTTGAAGTTTTTGTTAGGGTGACAGTTGTTTTCGTTTATTTCCATATCTTTAGTATGTATTTTTGTTTGTTTTCTTGGTAGGTGGCGATGCTCGGTTTAATTAGCTTTTGTTCGTTTAGCATTCGTTAGGATCAACTGCTCTCGAGCCCGGTTGCGTCTTCTCTTGTATTTCTTGTATATTTCCTTTTCTCATTTTAAGCGAAAGATTTTATTATTAAATTTtggattttataaaaataaaaaaaaatacttgttCACTGTTCTCTCACGCCCCCTTGGATTGTAGCATATTGTCATTACCCCCTTGTCCCATAGGCTGATAGGCCATAGATACCCAAACTCCTATCATCATCGCTTTACAAATAAATACCCTTCACTTCACTAGCTAGTACACATTTCACACTTAGATAAATTCATCTATAATTCCCAAATGTTGCAAATTTGTGCAACCATTTCGCTACCAATAGAGAAAAAACCAATGTTTCCAATAAATGATCACACTGACATATTAATCGAAATATTGCAAAGGCTCGATGGACGGACACTTGCCTTAGCAGCTTGTGTATGTCAAAAATGGTGTTCCATTGTTAGTGACGATTCATTATGGGAACATTTATGCTTTCAACAACTGACACCACATTTGATTCGAATTCGACCGGTTGTTTTAGCCTTAGGAGGATATAAGAGATTGTACATAGCGTGTGTACGCCCTGTGATGAGTAGACTTAAAAGGAAACGAATTAGTAACGGAAATGAGTCGGATTTGGTACGACGTGTGTGGAACCGACATGAAGTGGAATTATCGTTGTCGTTGTTTTGTGTCCAGTATTATGAGAGATTGTTTGGTGGTGAGTCTCCGGCTAAATCCCTCAAGTTTTTGCTTGTGTGAACGTCACTACTTGAACGTTTTGTAACAAAATATCGTGCAGATATTTGTATCTATGTTCCTATTTTATACTCCTTTCAGTTTATTTATGTTTTCTTAATAGTTAGTTAATAGTTAATCGTAATAATTTGAGTTACTCAGTTAAACatcttacttataataatataatatcaataacaataacaatattatcacttttattatgtaGTATGTAACTGATAATTGATAACCAAGGTTGCAGAAATCGGTTCTCGGAGAGTTCTCGGCAGGGTCTCCAAAACGAGAACTCGgagaactcggggagaactcgaCGGTTGACTTTCGGGATTTTATCGAGTTTTTTCCGAGACTTGACCGATtttaccgagatttgaccgatttttttgAGATTTAACCGATTTTTCCGAGAATTGACcgatttttccgagatttgaccgattttttggTGATTTGACCGGTTTTTGGTCGTTGACCGATTTTTTgaccgatttcaaaacgagttctcgCCAGGAATGAAATTCCGAGTTCTCGCCGAGTTCTCCCGATTTTTGCAACCATGCTGATAACTGATTGTATCGATAGTACTATGGTTCATTGTCAGCTTATTAGTTAGTCATCGTAAATACGGAGTAAAACCATAGGTTTAATATTAAACCTTGTTTCCTCACAATCACTACAAAAAAATTGCAAAATGAGGACGACCTTTTTTCGGACGACATATGTCGTCTGAAAAAATACACTAAACGGAAAATTTTCTGCTTTTTTGGTTAGCTTTTCTGAAAATGTAGCTCAAACTTTCCCGGACGACACGATGTCGTCCCAAAAGTTGTATTCTTTTTTTATGTTTACTTTCTGGGAAAAAATTGTTCTAAAAGACAAAAATTTCAGCGCGCAAATTTCCAGAGCGACATATCTTCCCGAAATGTCATCCGAGAAAAAAAACCGTCCtttttccttttattttttttcttccgtGAATATTATTTTTGGCTCCAGAAAGTGAAAATTTAGCGGGTAACTTTCCCGGATGACATGTCGTCCAGAAATAGCTTTTAGGACGACATTCTCAGCTGAACATGTGCGGCCTATTTAAACACCATTATTTACATTATATAACCTCACACCATCATCATTAGAGCATTCCCAAAACAGAAGCGTTCACTATGAATGCGTTATTTATCATAACTGAGGCACATTACGGTGGTCAAGATGAATTTTAGTCATATTAGTTTAATCCAGTGCATTACTTATATCTCCACCAAATTAACTCATTTTAGAAGAATACTTAAAACAATAAGAACCATTCAGCTTATAAATCAGAGCGAATAAATCTAAATATCACCGATCCATTTATATCGCAATGCAGTTTTATTAGGTCATATAGTTAAATACAAATtccagtaattattattattattattattattattattattattattatttgttataaaatatctagattgtgttataaaatatctagattggatgttaattttattattattatatttcttgcatagtaatattttatactataaatagacatgtatggtaaccatttaaggtgcaccatttctcttgaaatatcaatatcaatatttcttctctctttttctctctttgttcttataaccattaaagttagttataagcctactgaattataacacgttatcagcacgaaaagcttagtgtaattaaaagatatctcaaacgatcacgaatcactaatcaaggtatgaaattattaataattttcagactcgaatatatcaaattttggactactaacatttatatttattttatttaagttatatatggtcggttataccacctgaattatatttctgtaatctaacttttactaacttcactaacatttatatttatgttatttaagttatatatggtcggttataccacctgaattatatttctgtaatctaacttttactaacttcactaacatttatatttatgttatttaagttatatatggtcggttataccacctgaattatattttctgtaatctaactcttattaacttcactaacatttatatttatgttaataagacctcatgattgtacgcaacacgtcatttgacaacacggtactttatgtacgcaacacgtcatttgacaacacggtaccatgggtcgagattaattccgatcaatacgaatacgacggggtctttatatgttatctaacatttatgattacttatgcaattaatcattatttatttcatgcatactaatgtttattcttaaatttataattttaaaagttaaaataaaaaaatagtttgtatttttattaaaagtaaatcttaaaagttaaaataagaaaaagtagtttgtacttttattaaaagtaaatcttaaaagttaaaatacaaaaagtagtttgtatttttattaaaagtaaatcttaaaagttaaaataagaaaaagtagtttatatttttattaaaagtatatcttaaaagttaaagtaagaaaaaaaaggggatggtaaaatggaatagttttttgtcaaaaatgaagtattaaaaatgaagtggtctccttctataactaaaaaaaagatatatacttttatcaaatgaatttttttgtggccgacaatttcaaacacgagtccgtgtttagtttatcaagaatatctcttgctttggtgaaaggtcacgatcacgatatcaggtgttgtgaaagaattaaaaaattggtcaagtggccttttaaaaactagaaaaaaaaatgtaaacaaaaagtttttttatatatttataatttacgggtaacgtaaaaaaaaggaagtttttttttaaaaaaaacaaaaaaagtgtttaaatgagttttacagaaagggggaaagcaaagtaaaaaaaaaacttttttccaaacaaaggtaaatgaaagtaggacttaatacaagaaaaaagtaaacatctcctagacgtgataaaatctatcaatgataagtattagacttgatgagctaaatgtgacaaaaatgtttcaacatgtcttatgttaattttctaaaataagttattattattccgagtttaacacatatacatatgttaattaaaaacaacctttttgttcttatgtagtgttgggttgcaattttggttgtatgccataattccatccagtagagtgacaatagaaaacttttgatgataatcaataaaaaacttttttccaaacttgtcaaatgttttgttaaaaacgtgaccgttgaaaaaaggaggttgagtaataaaacttaaaaaacaaattattttttttaagagtgcatcaaaatggcccgtttaataatggggagtaaaaatatagtcaaattgtttcaacgaacaagggttcaattggatgtctcttaaaaaaaatccgcgggtacgggtgatggatccaatggatccgcatccacgacccgcgggtgctatccctaattgtgacaagtacaaatcaactaaaagtctaa
This genomic interval carries:
- the LOC139901484 gene encoding F-box protein SNE-like — protein: MLQICATISLPIEKKPMFPINDHTDILIEILQRLDGRTLALAACVCQKWCSIVSDDSLWEHLCFQQLTPHLIRIRPVVLALGGYKRLYIACVRPVMSRLKRKRISNGNESDLVRRVWNRHEVELSLSLFCVQYYERLFGGESPAKSLKFLLV